GATTATCCCAGTAGGTGACCATATCATTGTGCTTACGCGCATAAGTGGCCAGGGCAATCAGCGCTCTGGGATTATCAGGATCTTTTGTCAGGATATTGCAGTATACATCTGCTGCATCTTTTTCCCGGTCGTTTGCATCGAATATTTCAGCGAGCAGGTAATAATAGCGGGTTTCCTCCGGAGATTGGCTGATCAGTTTTTTTACTTCCGCTGCGGCCTCATCTACCATACTCATTTTCAGCAGCAGTTTCTGTTTCTGATAGATCAGTTCTTCCACTACCCCTACTTTCTTTTCCAGCTCGTTGAAGGTAGCTAATGCAGAAGCAGGTTTGTTGGCTTTCGCCAGCAGTACTCCCTTGTTGTAGAGATAATCTTCATTACCCGGATACTTTTTTGACAGTGCATCATAAACGATAGCGGCACTGTCGAACCGGGCATTAACCGCATAGGCATCTGCCAATGTCACCTGAAACCAGTGATTCTGGGGATCCAGCGTAACTGCTTTCCGGGCAAAGCTCAGGGCTACGGCCGGGTTCTGCCCATCTGCCATGAGTAAGCGCGCCAGCTCGTAGTTAACCGTAGCATTATTCTTATTCAACCGAAGATAATCTGAATACTGTGTGATAGCAGTACGGAAGTCGCCAAGCATTTTCGAGCGCTGGGCGGCAAAGAAAAGACTATCCGACCGCTGCGCAAGCACAGCAGCATTCCTGACGGAGGTATTTTCGTGGGAAGCAGATTGCTTTGCCCCGCTGCACGCTCCCATCAGTAAAACGCCAGTCAGCCCTATAACGGTGAACAGTATCCGCATTTGTCAGGATTTGCCCGTGTGTCCAAAACCACCTGTACCTCTTTCAGTTTCAGTCAGCACTGTTACTGGTTCGATTACTGCCTGAATAAAAGGGGCAATAACCATTTGGGCAATGCGGTCACCAGGCTGTATTATTTGCGGTTCGTTAGATAAATTGATCATAATGATCTTGATTTCTCCCCGATAATCCGCATCTATCGTGCCGGGTGTATTCAGCAGGGTGAGCCCCTGTTTGATAGCCAGTCCGCTCCGTGGCCGCAGCTGCGCCTCGTAACCTGCTGGCAGTTCCATAAACAGGCCGGTGGGTATCAACATTCTTTCCAGAGGCTGTAAGGTGACAGCTGTTTCCAGGTGAGCGCGAAGATCCATTCCTGCCGCATCTTTAGTCGCATAGGCCGGCAATTCATTACCAGACTTATTGATAATTTTCACTATAATATCTGCCATTGAACAAAGATATTTGAAATAATTACAAATCAGGAATGAAGAATTAAGAATGAGTGCGAAGATATCTGTGAATAGAAATTTTTATATAAAAAATATATCTTTATTTATCTATCTATATATCAAAATTTTACATTCACTAATATCTTCACACTCCTTCTTAATACTTCATTCATCATTCATAATTCTTCACTGGGTGATGTGCTCCAGCAAAACAACTGCATGCGCTGTAACACCTTCTTCACGGCCAACAAATCCAAGTTTCTCGGTGGTGGTGGCCTTTACAGATACATCTTCGATACCTATATGCAATATTTCAGCGATTACTGCCTGCATGGAGGCTACGTATGGTTTAATCTTCGGCGCCTGTAAACAAAGGGTACTGTCTACATTTACCACCTGGTACCCCTTTTCCCCTATCAACTGGGCACAACGGGTCAGTAATATCTTGCTGTCGATATTCTTGTAAGTGTTGTCAGTATCCGGGAAATGCACTCCGATATCTCCCAGGGAAAGCGCGCCCAGCATAGCATCACATATGGCATGCAACAATACATCTGCATCGCTGTGGCCAAGCGCTCCTTTATGGTGCGGCACCAATACTCCGCCCAGCCAAAGTTCCCGTCCCTCAACCAACTGGTGGAAATCTACCCCTAATCCGATACGTATCCTGCTCATAGTTTAGTTATTTTATCTTTTTGCCAATTCGCAAGGTAAGGCAATAAAAATAAAAATCCCTCCGCAATGCGAAGGGATTACACTATTTACATGATTAAAATCAACTATCTGTTTATTACCAGCCTGTCCGGCTGTTATCATCCTTCCGGCCCAGATCCACTGTTAGTGTAAAACGCAGGGTGTTCGACAGCGGATTTCGCTGAATACCGCTACCAGAGGGCACCAGGTAGGAGAAGTTTAAGCCAAAGCCTTCATACTTAATACCTACACCGGCAGTAAAGTATTTACGATTGCCTTTGTTCTTGTTTTCATTAAAATATCCGGCCCGAACAGCCAGCAGGTTACTATACCAGTATTCCATACCAACAGAATACATTAACTCCTGTAATTCTTCCTTAAATCCACCAGGGGCATCGCCGAAAGAACTGAATATTCCTTCCAGGCTGCTCTTTTCCTTATATTTCCCGGCAGAATCGGGGGTAGGCACCAGCAGTTTGTTAATGTCTAATGCAAAGGTAAGCTGGTTCTGCTCATCCAGCGAAACGGTATAAGCACTTCCGATTGCGAGATTGGTTGGCAGAAAGTCTTTATTCACTGCAGAACTGAGGTAAGATATTTTAGTACCGATATTGCTGATAGACATACCGATATTCAACCTGTTCACCAATCCGTCGGCCTTCTCAAAATCTTTCGTATAGAATCCTGACAGGTCTGCTGCAAAAGCCTTACCTGGCCTAATGATCACACTATTGGCACTTTGGCCGCCTGCAAGATTAGAGTAGATATAACGGGCAGTTAATCCTATTCCGAAATGATCAGATAATTTGCGGGCATACCCCATATCAAATGCCAGCTCACGGGGTCTGAAATCGCCTGTGGGAGTACCGGTGATATCTGTAAAATTGATGGTCCCCAAAGAAAAATAACGCAATGAAGCACCTAATGCCTGCTTATCATCCAGCTTCTTAAATCCCGAAAGGTTAGCCAGGAAAACGTCATTCACCAGCTCTTTCAGCCAGGGAGTATAGGTCACTGCAACGCCGGCATCATTATCTGCGAACGGCAGTTTAGAAAGGTTATTATAAATAGAATTTGCGTCCGGCGACAATGCTACTCCCACATCTCCCATAGCTCCGCTGCGTGCATCCGGTGTAATTCTCAGAAATGGAACTGCGGTGTTGATGACATTTGTACGCCCATCTGTCTGCCCGGGGTTTGAAATCTGAGCTGAGGCTTTAAAACTTATGAAAGTACCGTAAATGAACACAAGGCCCATTGTTACCTTTCGGATCATGCAGTTTTCGTATTTGATAAGGATGTAAAAATAATCTTAATTATTAATATAATACAGAAAGGGGGTTTAATTGGGATAATGGTAAAAATTATTGTTATGCATAGGTCAATATAAAACCAACTTACCGCCCCGGATCTTCGTTCCCGTTGATGTTTTAATAATCAACCTGTATACATATAGTCCTGCAGACAATTTTGCTCCCGAATCACTACGTCCATCCCAGGGCATGCCATCAAAACGACCGGCAGTGGAATTTATTGTGCTACGCAAAGTTTTCACCAGTTGTCCTGTTATCGAGAACACCTGCAACGTCAACTGGAGCTCTCCATTCTGTTGATTGTGTACAAATGTAAAACGCGTTATGTCGTGAAAAGGATTAGGGTAATTTCTCACCTCATCCACTGCCAGCGACCCCGATGCTGCTACTTTAAAGAAAACTGTTGTGGTGGCAGCATTGTTGTAAACATCCCACGCTTTAATGGTAATCCTGTGTGCACCTGTCGACATCCCGTTCAGGGGAAACAATATGCTTCCTTTTCTATAACTGTCCAAAGATGCTTCAAAATAATCATTTAAAACAATATATTCTGTGCTATCGATAATGGCTGTAATACGGAATTGTTCATTATTCCCCGAGATATCAATTCCATTGCTGGCGCTTATGTCTGCGATCAATAACGGATCCGGACCGGTTATCCCTCCATTCCGGAAACTACGACTATCCAACCAGGCGCTTATTACCGGCCCTGACGACTTTTTAACGGGATCAGGTGAAAGGCCACCGGTGGTAAAGTTATCAAAATATCCACCTCCATCACGCACATTATTACTGGTGTAATAGCTGATCTTTCCCCTTCCGGCACCTTCGCGAAGGTACTGCGGTGCCACAAATGTAAGGGAAAACTTTCCACTGGCAACAGTTTGTGTGCCCTGGAACAATATGTTGCGTTGCAGAGAATAAGTGGCCGCCTGGCTCCCCTGGTCGTTCCCCCTGGTTTTCAGTACAGCAGGCTTATCATAGATCGTGGTATATAATATTCCGCTGTAGTCATTGATCAGGTTACCGCGGGCATCTGTAATATGGCCACTGATGGTGTACAATCCCAGCCCCTTCAGGGTATCTACGCCATCTGCCACACTTCGTCCATTGATACTGTCGGTCACCACCCTGTATACGGGGAACGCCAGGGCCAGTGCCGGGTCGCCGAGTAGTTGAAATTTCCTGTTATTGACGGCATCCGCGGATGTATTATAGGTAAGATTTTTAGCCACCATGGCGGCTGTGCCAAGAGCCGGCAGCTTTCCGTCGGCCATTGGAGAAAAAGCAGCTTTCAGGTAGTTGGCGTTCATCAGCTGATTAGAAGCCGCAAACACCGCGCGGGTAGTAGTCATTAGGGCAATGGCTCCTCCACTGTGCCGAAGAAGAACTTTGTGCCCGAGGGAAGTAATTCCGGGATCATCGAATGGAGCGAAATCGCAGGTAGCCGTAATAAACAGCGGGAGTGCATTTTCATTATGCCAGGCATCGATGCTGCCGACATCCATGATATTTTCGGCAGCCAGGCGGGAGCTGCTGCCATGCCCTGAATAATTCAATACCAGGGTTCCATTGTTGATAGCAGCGGCGATGGCTTTATTCACTTCTGGAGAAACGGGTCCGGACGCTCCCTGCTCTTTAGGGTAAGCATCGATGTAGATCTTGCCGGTATTTACCTGTTTCGCGTTATCTGCAACCACTTCACTCATCTTTTCCGCATCTCTGAAATGCAGGTTATCGTCTCCATCATCGGCAATCAGTGTTACGCGGTTACGCCACACGCCAAAGGAAGAAGGCTGCAGGTAGCGCGCAATTTTGTCGACCATCAGCCCTGCTTCAGCCGCATTTCTGGCCGGTATTCGGCCAATGCCGATATCCAGCCGGTCAGGCGTACCAGTACTGTTAATATCTGCCTCATCTTTCAATATCCCGAAAAAATCGTCGGAAACATAAGAACGGATGGCATCCAGGGAGGCATAGCTTTGCCAGGAGGGGATGTCATTTGTATTATTTTTTACCCGTTGCCGGTAATCGTACGAAGCAGCCCCGAAAAGCAACAGATAGCGCAAGGCCGGCCCCCGGTCCCATACCATTTTCACGTAATTGCGGATGGCTGTAGGATCCGGCGAGCCGGATGCAAATTCATTATAAATCTGATCAACAGTAACTACGTTTACCTGCAGCTGATCTGCAGAACGATGGAGAGCTGCCAGCCGCTCTGCTGCCGGCCGGAGTGCGGGAGTAGTGATGATCAGCATATCGGCGGCCGGAAGCCCATGCAGGTCCTGATTAGCAATAGTTCCGGCAAAGGATGGCGCTACAGCAGCCTGTGGGTTAAATACCACAAATTCATGTAAACGGTCATTTGCACCGGCAAACTGCAGGGAATCGCCTGCCTGCACAGTATACACGGATACAGGGTGCTGTGGATCTGTCACGTCCCACACCTGCGTCTGACTATTGGTATTATGCAGAGTGAACAATGAATTTCCGCCACTACCCAGTAAATGGGCGCTTCGGAAGCTCAGTTGTCCGGATGAGGGAAGTACCAATGGGCACCGGGCCTGCACCTCTATGTAATCGAGCCATCCATGATCATTGATATTACCTGGCACGAATTCAACTCCCACATCCAGCTCCGGCCCGCGGGCACCAGCGGTACCGGTACCAGCAGCGGCAGTGGCCACACCTTCGAATACATTATCTGTAACCGGCAACAGATACAGGTTACTGACCGCGGCAGCACCATTAACGGTTGCATTGAAATTACAGCCACTCCCGCTGCGGGCGGCTACCCGTAGTGTTATGGCTGCGGATCCTTCGGGAGGGGCTGGCAGCTGAAACCGGTAACTTTGGGTCAACCCGGCTACTTTGCTGAATTCCTGCCCCCACCATTGCTTTCCACTGTTGAGGAAGTTCATGCTGTCGCGCTCATAGAAATCGTGGTAATCAAATGTGCGTTCAGATTGGCCTGTGGGCTGAACGGATGGGGCTATCGCCATTCTTGCCCCGGTACCTGCCACGGTAATGAAGTACCAGGCTGTATCGGCATAGAGATTATGCTGGTGGCTATAGGTACCGAAGCTGGTGTTATATTGCCAGCTATGTGACCCGGGTGCGTAGAAAAGGGCATAATCATCCCCATCGAATATCCCGTCGCCTCCGTCATTCACATACAGATCTGTTTCGGGCGGATCATCGTACTGAAAGGCATTCACTGCTTCTCCGAGCATTTGTCCGCCGTAACCATATATCCTGAGGGCAGTGGAAGGTAATTGCCTGGTATCTACCCCCATACTTCTCAGCAGGGCTGCACTGACCTTACAGATACCGGGAGCACTAACGGCCACTTTATACCAGGAGCCGGTTGCCAGCACAGAATTTTTTTTATACTGCCGTAAACTGCCTTGGGCATATATTCCATGCCTGCCCGGGAAGAATACCAGGAATATTCCAATAAAAATATAACTGAGTTTCATTACCTTGATCGCTGTTTTACGGACGATTGATGCCTACAGCCCTCCCTTGCCTGGGAAGACGATTGGCAGCAAATTACAAATTAATTTTTTTCGCCATAAAATAAAAAAGAGTACATTTGCGTTTACTGTAAATATACCAGACATAAAGCTGTATCGCATGCCTAGATTAACCTCTTTATCATTGCTCGTAGGTACCAGCGTAATGCTATCCATGAGTGCCTGTCATAAGGACGGCGGGGGACTTTTCGGTAAGAAGAAGCAATCTTCTTCCGCTACCGGCTGGAACTATAACGACCAGAAAATGGGCGGTTTCAGCGTAGCTAAAAATGTAAACCAGCAAACGGGTCCGGGCCTTGTTTTTGTGCAGGGTGGTACTTTTGCCATGGGAGCTACTGAACAGGATGTAATGGGCGACTGGAATAATATTCCGCGCCGCATCACTGTTTCCTCTTTCTACATTGATGAATCTGAAGTTGCCAACGTACACTACCGTGAATATTTATACTGGTTGAACCGTGTGTATGGGGAATCTTTCCCGGATGTATACCGCAATGCCCTTCCTGATACCCTGGTTTGGCGTAGCGAGCTGGCTTACAACGAGCCTTTGGTGGAATACTATTTCCGCCACCCGGCTTATAACGATTATCCGGTAGTGGGTGTAACCTGGAAACAGGCCAATGATTACTGTAAATGGCGCTCTAACCGTGTAAACGAAAAGTTGCTGATGGATAAAGGCCTGCTT
The genomic region above belongs to Chitinophaga sp. 180180018-3 and contains:
- the ispF gene encoding 2-C-methyl-D-erythritol 2,4-cyclodiphosphate synthase; translated protein: MSRIRIGLGVDFHQLVEGRELWLGGVLVPHHKGALGHSDADVLLHAICDAMLGALSLGDIGVHFPDTDNTYKNIDSKILLTRCAQLIGEKGYQVVNVDSTLCLQAPKIKPYVASMQAVIAEILHIGIEDVSVKATTTEKLGFVGREEGVTAHAVVLLEHITQ
- the porU gene encoding type IX secretion system sortase PorU produces the protein MKLSYIFIGIFLVFFPGRHGIYAQGSLRQYKKNSVLATGSWYKVAVSAPGICKVSAALLRSMGVDTRQLPSTALRIYGYGGQMLGEAVNAFQYDDPPETDLYVNDGGDGIFDGDDYALFYAPGSHSWQYNTSFGTYSHQHNLYADTAWYFITVAGTGARMAIAPSVQPTGQSERTFDYHDFYERDSMNFLNSGKQWWGQEFSKVAGLTQSYRFQLPAPPEGSAAITLRVAARSGSGCNFNATVNGAAAVSNLYLLPVTDNVFEGVATAAAGTGTAGARGPELDVGVEFVPGNINDHGWLDYIEVQARCPLVLPSSGQLSFRSAHLLGSGGNSLFTLHNTNSQTQVWDVTDPQHPVSVYTVQAGDSLQFAGANDRLHEFVVFNPQAAVAPSFAGTIANQDLHGLPAADMLIITTPALRPAAERLAALHRSADQLQVNVVTVDQIYNEFASGSPDPTAIRNYVKMVWDRGPALRYLLLFGAASYDYRQRVKNNTNDIPSWQSYASLDAIRSYVSDDFFGILKDEADINSTGTPDRLDIGIGRIPARNAAEAGLMVDKIARYLQPSSFGVWRNRVTLIADDGDDNLHFRDAEKMSEVVADNAKQVNTGKIYIDAYPKEQGASGPVSPEVNKAIAAAINNGTLVLNYSGHGSSSRLAAENIMDVGSIDAWHNENALPLFITATCDFAPFDDPGITSLGHKVLLRHSGGAIALMTTTRAVFAASNQLMNANYLKAAFSPMADGKLPALGTAAMVAKNLTYNTSADAVNNRKFQLLGDPALALAFPVYRVVTDSINGRSVADGVDTLKGLGLYTISGHITDARGNLINDYSGILYTTIYDKPAVLKTRGNDQGSQAATYSLQRNILFQGTQTVASGKFSLTFVAPQYLREGAGRGKISYYTSNNVRDGGGYFDNFTTGGLSPDPVKKSSGPVISAWLDSRSFRNGGITGPDPLLIADISASNGIDISGNNEQFRITAIIDSTEYIVLNDYFEASLDSYRKGSILFPLNGMSTGAHRITIKAWDVYNNAATTTVFFKVAASGSLAVDEVRNYPNPFHDITRFTFVHNQQNGELQLTLQVFSITGQLVKTLRSTINSTAGRFDGMPWDGRSDSGAKLSAGLYVYRLIIKTSTGTKIRGGKLVLY
- the porV gene encoding type IX secretion system outer membrane channel protein PorV gives rise to the protein MIRKVTMGLVFIYGTFISFKASAQISNPGQTDGRTNVINTAVPFLRITPDARSGAMGDVGVALSPDANSIYNNLSKLPFADNDAGVAVTYTPWLKELVNDVFLANLSGFKKLDDKQALGASLRYFSLGTINFTDITGTPTGDFRPRELAFDMGYARKLSDHFGIGLTARYIYSNLAGGQSANSVIIRPGKAFAADLSGFYTKDFEKADGLVNRLNIGMSISNIGTKISYLSSAVNKDFLPTNLAIGSAYTVSLDEQNQLTFALDINKLLVPTPDSAGKYKEKSSLEGIFSSFGDAPGGFKEELQELMYSVGMEYWYSNLLAVRAGYFNENKNKGNRKYFTAGVGIKYEGFGLNFSYLVPSGSGIQRNPLSNTLRFTLTVDLGRKDDNSRTGW
- the dut gene encoding dUTP diphosphatase, with protein sequence MADIIVKIINKSGNELPAYATKDAAGMDLRAHLETAVTLQPLERMLIPTGLFMELPAGYEAQLRPRSGLAIKQGLTLLNTPGTIDADYRGEIKIIMINLSNEPQIIQPGDRIAQMVIAPFIQAVIEPVTVLTETERGTGGFGHTGKS